The following coding sequences lie in one Anaerolineae bacterium genomic window:
- a CDS encoding GTP-binding protein, which translates to MKNDKEEVLFHVKVILAGDGAVGKSSLLRRYVFDEFTEQHHMTLGMDTHTKLTRVPGLGRVKIHTWDLAGQPQWSAVRESFYLGSHAMALVFDVSQPETIKHLPNWVRECRAKAPNIPVLVVASKIDLPQKVPVDKIARWARENGYDYIETSAKTNYNVETMFEKLGTIGVNFALKSR; encoded by the coding sequence ATGAAAAATGACAAAGAAGAGGTGCTTTTTCATGTAAAGGTAATTCTGGCGGGTGACGGGGCTGTGGGCAAGAGCAGTTTATTGCGTCGGTATGTATTTGACGAATTTACCGAACAACACCATATGACCCTGGGCATGGACACGCATACCAAACTAACCCGGGTGCCCGGCCTGGGCCGGGTGAAAATTCATACCTGGGACCTGGCCGGCCAGCCCCAGTGGTCGGCGGTCCGGGAAAGTTTTTATCTCGGCTCCCATGCGATGGCCCTGGTTTTTGACGTGAGCCAGCCGGAAACAATTAAACACTTGCCCAATTGGGTGCGCGAGTGTCGAGCCAAAGCGCCCAATATTCCAGTGCTGGTAGTGGCCAGCAAAATAGACCTGCCCCAAAAAGTGCCGGTTGACAAGATTGCCAGGTGGGCCAGAGAGAATGGGTATGATTACATTGAAACCAGCGCCAAAACCAATTATAATGTGGAGACTATGTTTGAAAAATTAGGGACGATAGGGGTAAATTTTGCCCTGAAAAGTCGCTAA
- a CDS encoding response regulator, with protein MEKKYTILYIDDNCDNRVLIERFLSFEGFEVHAVATGQQGLDLAAEILPDVFLIDVHLPDINGYEVIEILNSRHETRSIPKIIFSASDSQPEGKKVNYDHFIGKPLDVNTLAEQIKYVIQHPRTLPKI; from the coding sequence ATGGAAAAGAAATATACCATCCTATATATTGACGATAATTGCGATAATAGAGTGTTGATTGAACGATTCCTCAGTTTTGAGGGCTTTGAGGTGCATGCGGTAGCCACCGGGCAGCAAGGGCTAGATCTGGCTGCGGAAATTTTGCCCGATGTTTTCCTGATAGATGTTCATTTGCCCGATATTAATGGTTATGAAGTTATTGAGATTCTTAACAGCCGCCACGAGACCCGATCTATCCCCAAAATCATTTTTTCAGCCAGTGACAGCCAACCAGAAGGGAAAAAAGTAAATTATGATCACTTTATTGGCAAACCCCTGGACGTAAATACCCTGGCTGAACAGATTAAATACGTCATTCAGCATCCCCGTACGCTCCCCAAAATCTAA